A genomic window from Peromyscus maniculatus bairdii isolate BWxNUB_F1_BW_parent chromosome 1, HU_Pman_BW_mat_3.1, whole genome shotgun sequence includes:
- the LOC143268849 gene encoding sulfotransferase 1A1-like: MELIEDFFRPPLVPVKGIPLIKYFAEAIGPLQNMTVWPDDLLISTYPKSGTTWVSEILDMIYQDGQLEKCRRAPIYARVPFLEFSCPGVPSGLESLEETPAPRLIKTHLPLSLLPQSLLDQKIKVIYFARNPKDVAVSYYNFYNMAKVHPDPGTWESFLENFMDGKVSYGSWFQHVKEWWELTHTHPVLYLFYEDMKENPKREIKKVLEFLGRSLHEETVDLIVHHTSFKKMKENPMTNYTTLPSEIMDHGVSPFMRKGTTGDWKNTFTVAQNERFDAHYAKMMKGCNLKFRGI, from the exons ATGGAATTGATTGAGGATTTCTTCCGTCCACCACTTGTGCCTGTGAAGGGCATCCCACTCATCAAATACTTTGCAGAGGCTATTGGGCCATTGCAGAACATGACAGTGTGGCCTGATGACTTGCTTATCAGCACATACCCAAAGTCTG GTACTACCTGGGTAAGTGAGATACTGGACATGATCTACCAGGATGGCCAGCTAGAAAAGTGTCGCCGGGCCCCCATCTATGCCCGAGTGCCCTTCCTTGAGTTCAGTTGCCCAGGAGTTCCCTCAG GTCTTGAATCTTTGGAAGAGACACCAGCCCCACGGCTCATTAAGACGCATCTGCCCCTGTCCTTGCTTCCTCAGAGTCTGCTGGATCAGAAGATCAAG GTGATTTACTTTGCTCGAAATCCAAAAGATGTGGCTGTCTCCTATTATAATTTCTACAACATGGCCAAGGTGCACCCTGATCCAGGCACCTGGGAGAGCTTCCTGGAGAACTTCATGGACGGGAAAG TGTCCTATGGGTCGTGGTTCCAGCACGTGAAGGAGTGGTGGGAGCTGACAcacacccaccctgtcctctaTCTCTTCTATGAAGACATGAAGGAG AACCCCAAACGGGAGATCAAGAAGGTCCTAGAGTTTTTGGGGCGCTCTCTACATGAGGAGACTGTGGATCTCATTGTTCATCACACATcattcaagaaaatgaaagagaacccGATGACTAACTACACTACCCTCCCCTCTGAAATCATGGACCATGGTGTTTCTCCCTTCATGAGGAAAG gTACCACTGGGGACTGGAAAAACACCTTCACTGTAGCCCAGAATGAACGCTTCGATGCCCATTATGCTAAGATGATGAAAGGCTGCAACCTCAAGTTCCGTGGCATCT GA
- the LOC102923612 gene encoding SAGA-associated factor 29: MALVSADSRIAELLTELHQLIKQTQEERSRSEHNLVNIQKTHERMQTENKISPYYRTKLRGLYTTAKADAEAECNILRKALDKIAEIKSLLEERRIAAKIAGLYNDSEPPRKTMRRGVLMTLLQQSAMTLPLWIGKPGDKPPPLCGAIPASGDYVAKPGDKVAARVKAVDGDEQWILAEVVSYSHATNKYEVDDIDEEGKERHTLSRRRIIPLPQWKANPETDPEALFQKEQLVLALYPQTTCFYRALIHTPPQRPQDDYSVLFEDTSYADGYSPPLNVAQRYVVACKEPKKK, encoded by the exons ATGGCCCTCGTTTCTGCTGATTCCCGAATTGCAGAGCTTCTCACAGAGCTCCATCAGCTGATCAAGCAAACCCAG GAAGAGCGTTCGAGGAGCGAGCACAACTTGGTGAACATCCAGAAAACCCATGAGCGAATGCAGACTGAGAACAAGA TCTCTCCTTATTACCGGACAAAGCTGCGTGGTCTCTACACAACTGCCAAGGCCGATGCAGAGGCTGAGTGCAA CATCCTCCGCAAAGCGCTGGATAAGATAGCTGAGATCAAGTCTCTGTTGGAAGAGAGGCGGATCG CGGCCAAGATCGCAGGTCTCTACAATGACTCGGAGCCCCCACGGAAGACCATGCGCAGAGGGGTGCTGATGACGCTGCTGCAGCAGTCAGCCATGACCCTGCCCCTCTGGATCGGGAAGCCTGGTGacaa GCCCCCACCGCTCTGTGGAGCCATTCCAGCCTCAGGGGACTATGTGGCCAAACCTGGAGACAAGGTGGCTGCTAGAGTGAAGGCTGTGGATGGGGATGAGCAGTGGATCCTAGCTGAAGTAGTCAGTTACAGCCATGCTACCAACAA GTATGAGGTAGACGACATTGATGAAGAAGGGAAAGA GAGACACACCCTGAGCCGGCGGCGCATCATCCCACTGCCCCAGTGGAAAGCTAACCCCGAGACAGACCCCGAGGCCTTGTTTCAGAAGGAGCAGCTGGTGCTGGCCCTATATCCCCAGACCACCTGCTTCTACCGTGCCCTGATCCACACCCCCCCACAGCGG CCTCAGGATGACTACTCAGTCCTGTTTGAAGACACCTCCTATGCAGATGGCTACTCCCCTCCTCTCAATGTGGCCCAGAGGTACGTGGTGGCTTGTAAGGAGCCCAAGAAAAAGTGA